Proteins from one Desulfobacteraceae bacterium genomic window:
- a CDS encoding formylmethanofuran dehydrogenase subunit E family protein, with translation MNPPLPSKSAAEPKAPDREPAAVFPAQDGWCRDYRGRRFSYDQALELIRGFHGHLAPGLVIGVKMVSLAMARLPRDLIFDAFCETRSCLPDAVQLLTPCTIGNGWLRIVDLGRFAVALYDKTDGSGVRVFIDAAKLHAWPEFDTWLNKRKPKQEQDIERLFAEIHAAGERVLGVCAVRVAPPFLGKHGKGPITICPVCGEPYPLSTGGICKGCQGEAPYIPSAPDPAGP, from the coding sequence ATGAACCCACCTTTACCCAGCAAATCCGCGGCCGAACCCAAGGCCCCCGACCGGGAACCGGCCGCGGTCTTCCCCGCCCAGGATGGTTGGTGCCGCGATTACCGCGGGCGGCGTTTCAGCTACGACCAGGCCCTGGAGCTGATCCGCGGGTTTCACGGCCATCTGGCCCCCGGCCTGGTGATCGGCGTCAAGATGGTGAGCCTGGCCATGGCGCGCCTGCCGCGGGACCTGATTTTTGACGCCTTCTGCGAGACCCGCAGCTGTCTTCCCGATGCGGTTCAGCTCCTGACCCCCTGCACCATCGGCAACGGCTGGCTGCGGATCGTCGATTTGGGGCGCTTTGCCGTCGCGCTTTACGACAAGACGGACGGCAGCGGCGTGCGGGTGTTCATCGATGCCGCGAAACTGCATGCCTGGCCGGAATTTGACACCTGGCTTAACAAACGCAAGCCCAAACAAGAACAGGATATCGAGCGCCTTTTTGCCGAAATCCATGCGGCCGGCGAGCGGGTCCTGGGGGTGTGCGCAGTTCGGGTCGCACCCCCTTTCTTAGGCAAGCACGGCAAAGGCCCGATCACCATCTGCCCCGTCTGTGGCGAGCCCTATCCCCTTTCCACCGGCGGCATTTGCAAAGGCTGCCAGGGTGAGGCCCCCTACATCCCCTCCGCTCCGGATCCGGCCGGCCCCTGA
- a CDS encoding Rieske 2Fe-2S domain-containing protein, whose amino-acid sequence MKFLKRILGICETPAPACAAAWSVAGRTVRLDLARLPELAPAGGALRLEGRGLPQRLLVVRAQDGALHAFGNRCSHMGRRIDPLPGTDRLQCCSVSKSTYSYNGEPLSGAARGALKTFGVSVSGNEAKITL is encoded by the coding sequence ATGAAATTTTTAAAGCGCATCTTGGGCATCTGTGAAACCCCGGCGCCGGCCTGCGCGGCGGCCTGGTCGGTTGCGGGCCGAACGGTCAGATTGGATCTGGCGCGTTTGCCCGAGCTTGCCCCGGCGGGCGGGGCGCTGCGCCTGGAGGGCCGCGGGCTGCCCCAAAGACTGCTGGTTGTGCGCGCACAGGACGGTGCTTTGCACGCCTTTGGCAACCGCTGCAGCCACATGGGACGCCGCATCGACCCGCTGCCCGGTACTGACCGGCTGCAGTGCTGCAGCGTGTCCAAATCGACCTATTCATACAACGGCGAGCCCCTTTCGGGGGCCGCCCGTGGGGCGCTCAAAACCTTTGGGGTTTCCGTCAGCGGCAACGAAGCGAAGATCACGCTCTAA